The DNA window ATCTGCCTGAATTgacagtgaagagagagatagCTAAGTGTGTCAACATGTCAGCACCTGGTCCCCATGCCATCATAGTTGTCATTAAAGTAGGTCCCATCACCAGGGAGGAGATGAGCACAGTACAGAAACTTGAGGAAATATTTGGGAAAGATGCAGAGAAGCACACCATGATCCTTTTTACCTGTGCTGAAGGAGGGATTGAGAAAATGTTGGAAGAGGCAAATGAGGAATTCAGAAAAATTCTGCAGAGGTTAGGGAATAGATACCATGTCTTCAACAATATGGAAAAAAGTGACCGTACCCAAGTGCTGAAACTCTTTGACAAGATAGATGAAATGATTAAGGCAAATCAGGGTAGCTACTACACAAATTACACATATCAACAAGTAAACGAAATGCTTGCTGATAGGGAAAGGAAGGTCAGGGATATCTTTGAGAAGAAAATGCAGGAAAAGGAGGCATCATTACTAGCTAGATACGAGGAAGCTCTGAGAGCACTGCTGATTGAAAATCTAACTCTTGAGGAGACGGTCCTGGAGAAGGAAAACAGAATCAGACAGCTGGAGATCAATAGAGACAGGGACCTGAAAGAGACAAAGCGTTACTTTTCTGCTTTACAAAAAGATGCACGACAGCTTATTGAACAGATCCCAGATTTTGAGAATTTAGAGGGTTCCATTAAGCAATATGCATAGCATAGCCTAATCTGGAAACGAATGGATTGATTGATTTGAGTATTTTATCCCCAATTAGCCGCCGCCAGAAATACATAATATACATAACTATGGCTGTAACGGTGACTAGGCAGTCATAGGTTATGGACctcagtcaaattccacatgaccgtttagtcacggtaattcgggttctccaagctctgatgctagTCGTTAGTAGTCAACCAAACTTGTTAActacctggtactcagcactctattgtctctctaatctctctgacatcaatacaaatgtaatggaaaatctaatcaaacacttcatgagagctcatgttgctcaacatttctataggctatgcaattgcgtgagaaaacagagtgatggcgtctattaaaaagaggaggatcccatcagctctCTATagagtaggcctactgtatttatttctcaaatttcctaatattaagcacattgcttatctttacaacaggagtatagattACCTGACTAGCATAaaaatgaaccacaggaaaaagcgtcctccattcgctatttaagtgcagagATGACATATATTTATTCcccctgtttcgatacaggtgcctgataatggtccattctaagtcaaaatacatttcacacATATGTCAtttagtaaagacaagattaaatcaagaatagtctgatgggtgacaatattagccaatCACATGTGAATGGTGTATTATCACTTGATACCCAGCTTGTGTGCAGCAAGAAACAGCGCATGCCTTTTTCTTCTTCAAATCATagttgcacacctcatgtagcctagcccacaGGCCTATTTGCTCTGATAagatttgtatcacaactaagtgtccaaataacttcttaaaacaaagcacattaatctgcttttCAACAGGTATAAAGCCTAACTACATACATAAGcagggtgtagagcctaactacaTACATAAGcagggtgtagagcctaactacaTACATAAGcagggtgtagagcctaactacaTACATAAGCAGGGTCTGTTTTGATAATAGTGTTTACTGATAATGGGACATTCATGCTTACTGAGGTGTGCACATTGCTTcccttataatgtgaagaaatagcctaataggttatcacattttaagctaaacattctgatctgttgcatcagccacattgcgtaatttttgttgttgttgatgtaagtggttgtattaatttgggatctatctcattccacaactgtcccagactatgtttgcaATATGTCTTTCTCGCACAGAAAGACAAGTTGACCAATGGAATAGGTTGACTTTTGTACTattggggatagtagattgatatGGGCTAGTGCTGTTGCTGTTCGTTAGACCTACTCAttttgttggctgacgaaaagtaaatgtgcaCAGTTCTTTTAACATCTAATATATgcgcctcggaattggataagagGGACGTGTGCAGTtgtgtccccgatgtgtctgtcttcacttgtagcttACTTCTTAGGTGAGATGCCTGTGAGAAGGACACAATCGTGTGACAGGCATTGGCTAATAAAAATGTAGATTTTTATGAGAGAGccatctgagagagccatgtgagtgagaggtgctttggAGCACAGTGATTGGCAGCCGGAAGAAGGGGATTAtaatattcagcccaagggcgcAACGGCCACTGGCCACAAAAGACGTGGATTTGTTTAGGGGGCGTTACGGCCACACGGGGGATTCTGCCAGGAAATGGtttgcttgtcaaattgtgaatgagagactgatgaagtgtgtacaggcTGTGCAAAAAACAATGAGGGTTTTTACTCATTACACACGTCAGATCAACAAATATTGTTCACATATTCGACACTGCAAAACCTATTTTATGACCACATGACACAATTTTTGTCTTTGCAAATTTGGTTTTCCTAGACATGGATATTATATTatgatcactacatctgatggatcTGAATAATCTtgacaggaatgtggttctgaatataaacaccaacacctccaccattggcattcctgtcttttctgtagatgttatgaCCTGGTACCTGTTGTACCTGTTCACTGACTCTGAAGGAAAACAACTCAGCGGTCTATAGGAACTTCCTACTAAAGCTGTggcagtcatgacattttgtcagccggttatGCAAAatgcctcaggctgcacagcttttccctcatcaagtgatcatattttcacccatcagactattctcaaatAAATATAATCTTTACTAATATATtcaattagttttgatttagtaTGGCTCATgatcaaatgggcaggaacaggggcagggtAGAAAATACATGTCacaaatagcgaatggaggccaCTGCCCATTTGATAATACTACTGTATCAAAGGAATTAGTGTGTTTCAGAGAATACAGAATGTTCAATATGGgaatgtttgtattgtaataatcATTCATGCAAGTATGTGGtatgtatatattgtttttagCGTTTTTACTCTTTTCATATACTGTATTTTGTAAATATATGACTGTAATGAGGACCACATTGGTTATAACTGTTTTATAATGTTTCAGCACGAATGTATTATTGTTTTACATTTTCTCTTTATACCAAAATACAAATGAATAACACGGACAGATAAAACAGACAAGTTACTTGATTTTTATTACGTATTATTACTTTTCTATTTATCTATTGTCTTGTTCTCTGCATTGttgcccgtaagtaagcatttcaatgtttgtctatggctgttgtttacgaagcatgtgacaattaaaatgtgatttgatttgaagccttTCGCTTTTAACTCGGGGCTCAGATGATGCAGAATTATACTGGCCTATCGTTCATGATCAGATATTCATTATCGTTAATAATCAACATTGATCCCCGGAGGCAAATCTGATCCTGTATCTATTCAGGCCTACTGTCAAACTGGCTAATGTCAGTTCACTAGCacgggtgccagtctgtttcaaCTGTCTTGCCAATTCCTTATGGAATTGCCATGTCATgttttctaccagcatgttaaatgtgcaacctggAGGGAAAAAATCctacaccacctttactccacacacagagatgcatacaaagctgtccctcaccctccatttggcaaatctgaccataatactatcctcctgattccagcttaaaagcaaaaactaaagcagggagcaccagtgactcgctcaataccgAAGTGGTCATATGAtgtggatgctacactacaggactgttttgcagcacagactggaatatgttccgggattcctccgataaggagtacaccatatcagtcactggcttcatcaataagagTATCGACGTCGTCGCtgcagtgaccgtacgtacatatcccaaccagaagccatggattacaagcaacatccgcactgagctaaagggtagagctgccgctttcaaagagcAGGActctctaacccggaagcttctaagaaatcccgctatgccctccgacgaaccatcaaccaggcaaagcatcaatacaggattaagattgaatcctactactgACGCTTGTCAGAGGTGGCAgtgcttgaaaactattacggactacaaagggaaaccctgCCGCGAGCcgcccagtgatgcgagcctaccagacaagctaaatgccgtTTATGCTCACTTCAAGGCTGAAgtatgcacgagagcaccagctgtactggATGACTGTATGACAATGCTCTCGGTAGCCTATGTGAACaaaacttttaaacaggtcaacattcacaaagctgctgggccagacggattaccaggatgtataCTCAAAGCAGGGTTTCCTGGAGGATgcagttgatgtgagccatgaccagcacaagcacttcatggctaccgtcGTGAGTGGTatagggcggtaatcatttaggcaggttaccttcacttccttgggcacagggactatggtgatctgcttaaAACATTTAGATATTACacactcggtcagggagaggttgaaaatgtcagtgaagacacttgacagttggtccgcgcatgctttgaacAGGACTATGTAGTGGGAGAGGTGTGGTTGGGATAGGGAGTTGAACAGGAGTAGTATTGAATTATGTATTTAGTTTCCTTAGGGAGACAAGATTATTGGGTAGGATTTAGACCTTCCCTGTCtctggtccacactccagtccagttggtggcggtaatgcaccctatagttggttgccaaccgctaTATAAAATTCACAGAAGAAGACCAAAGAAAAAGGAGGAAGTTTCTTGCGCAGTTGTTATATAACATTCACAACCGAAAGTAGTTATGTGGACAATGTTTAACCGATAAATCAGACCTTATTATAGGTTGTTATAGGTAAGTGTAAAGATTTTATTCAAAGCTAATTAAAACATTAGCTGCTTGGCCTATCATTAGTGAGTGACTCCTTTTCATAATCGCATGCTGTAAAATTCGAGAGAGAGTTTATCAAGTTGTGACTGTAGCACAGTTCACAATTTGTCTCATTGGGCATTCAATGTGGATCATATTTACATTGTAGTTCACTCGGAGACGTTAGTAAGCGCTCAACGCTTTAGTGCGTGCAATGGGTGGGGTTTGTCTCTTGGGGAAGTCagaaaggaag is part of the Oncorhynchus clarkii lewisi isolate Uvic-CL-2024 chromosome 10, UVic_Ocla_1.0, whole genome shotgun sequence genome and encodes:
- the LOC139419376 gene encoding GTPase IMAP family member 7-like, whose translation is MASSKPTDEDSLLTGGQRRSSIGGGRPNLFMTRIVLVGKTGAGKSSSANTILGRDAFRSAGRMSSVTKECSKETGEVGDRQVTVVDTPGLLDTNLPELTVKREIAKCVNMSAPGPHAIIVVIKVGPITREEMSTVQKLEEIFGKDAEKHTMILFTCAEGGIEKMLEEANEEFRKILQRLGNRYHVFNNMEKSDRTQVLKLFDKIDEMIKANQGSYYTNYTYQQVNEMLADRERKVRDIFEKKMQEKEASLLARYEEALRALLIENLTLEETVLEKENRIRQLEINRDRDLKETKRYFSALQKDARQLIEQIPDFENLEGSIKQYA